Within the Salinicoccus roseus genome, the region GAAGCCGCTGAAATCCATTCGATGAGCATGGAGTATTTCACCTATCCCTGGATGGAGCTCTTCTTCAAGGAGGATATAGACAAATTCAAGTTCACACATATGGCGGACAATATATCCTTCCTCCCCTACGGTGTGGCCATCGATGAATTCCAGCACATCGTCTATGAGAATCCGGAACTGACTCCTGAAGAGCGGCGCCAGGAGTGGAAGAAGCTTGAGGATAAATACCTGCCCCACCGGGATTATGATGGCATAGAACCCCTCTCCAGCGGGTCATTCTGGCACCGCCAGGGCCATGTCTTCGGTGTTCCATTCTATTATATCGATTATACACTTGCCCAGGTCTGTGCCCTGCAGTTCTGGAAGCGTGCGAATGAAGACTTTGAAGCAGCCTGGGCCGACTATGTCGAGCTGTGCAAATTGGGAGGCTCACTGCCATTCAACGCGCTCGCAAGATCTGCGAACCTGACCTCCCCATTCGAAGACGGCTGCCTTGAATCGGTCGTCGGTGAAGTTAAAGACTACTTGAATTCCATAGACGACAAATCACTATAGAAAAATCCCCATTCTTCGGAATGGGGATTTTCTGTTATTTGCATTTTTTGCTGTTCGGTCTTCTTGTAATGAAGAGCAGTATCGCTCCTGCTATCAGAAGCGTCGTACCGTACAGGATGGTATAGTCCGTCTCTCCCGTATCCGGGAGTGATGTGCGGTCTGTTGAAGCCGTGACACCCTCTTCATTCTTTATTTCTTCTTCTATTTCGATGATATCCGATTCATCTACATCTTCTTCAGGCATGATCTTCGATGACATCAGACGATTGACCCTCTTATCAAGGAGGTTCAACTGCTCCTCAGAAGTACCTGGATTGAGCGAAATGCCTTCCAGAATATTGCCATGATCATAACGGTAGTACTTCTGTACACTGCCACTTCGATCATCAGCCGGCTGCGCCACTTCCGGTTCCCGGGGTTGCCCTTCCTCTGACGATATCTCAGGGACAGCCGCTTCCCTTCCATCTTCTACATCTTCACCGGCTGGATTTCCATCAGAAGGTTGAGTGGATTCTCCTGTCACTTCTTCCTTGGTACCGTCCGCTTCAACCGATGCTTCAGATGTGGCCTCCTGGACTGTCGCTTCTTCCGTCGATTGCTGCAGCGTATCTTCCTGCGCCGGTTCTGTCTGTGGTTCTGTTGTCGGCTCCTCTTCTGAAGGTGCTTCAATTGACGGTTCTGCCGTCTCCACTGTTGCTTCAGATGTGGACTCCTGGATTGTTGCTTCTTCCGTCGAAGATTCAGTCGTCTCGACTGTTGCTTCCTCCGTAGACTGCTCTACCGTCGCTTCAGGTGTGGACTCTTCCACCGGTTCTGATGACGGCTCCTCAATGGGTTCTTCTGCCGGTTCTTCCATCGAAGATTCAGTCGTCTCGACTGTTGCTTCCTCCGTAGGCTGTTCTAACGTCGCTTCAGGTGTAGACTCTTCCACCGGTTCTGATGACGCTTCAGTGGAAGGCTCAGCGGTCTCCATCGGTGCTTCCACCGTCGGTTCCTGGACCGTCTCCTCCTGAGTTGGCTCTTCAGTCGGCTCTTCCGCTGGTGCTTCAGAAGTTTCCTCCAATGTCGGTTCTGGGACGGGTTCGAGGCTGCCGTTCTCCTCAGAAGCAGGCTCTGCTGTCTGGCTTTCATGCACAGGTGGTGTTTCATCAGTTTCTTCTTCAGTGTTGTACTCTGAGATTGCCTGCTGCTGGACTTCCCTTTCCGGTGCACTCTCCGGCGACGATTCTACCAGCAGTTCCTGCTCCGCTGCTTCTTCAGTGGCTGCTTCGGCATTTTCTTCATTGGAAATCGATTCTGCAGATGCTTCTGTACTTTCCTCTGTGGTCGAAACAGCATCTGTTTCATCAGCTTCTATTACTGTATCAGTATTATATGTGAATATTGCAGATGCAATCAGAAGGGATGCGATACTTGATTTCATCAGTTTTTCTTTCAAAATAATTCCCCCATCGGCTATGCCACCATTTAACAATATACCCATTATATTTGAAGGCAGCAGAGGTATCTACCAATTTTCCATCTTGTTACATAACCTTAATATAGGGACGGGATTCGGGATGAATATTTCAATAATATTTCAATATGGTAAAGGTTGAAGCGGCATCTCCACCACATTAAAAATCCCCTTCATAATTGAAGGGGAATGATCAGTGGGTGACATCGTATGTCTTGATGATCGTATCATATGCAGAGGCGCCAAGTTCCCGGCAGATATAGAAGAACAGCACATCACAGATGACCAGCTGCGCGATGCGGCTTGTCATGTTCATATATTGTATATTCGTCTCTTCTTCAGTGATCTCTATCGCGATATCGGCGTTCCTTTTTGCGATGGAAGCATGATTCTGTGTCAGGATGATCGTTTTGACCCCGAGCTTCTTGGCCAGTTTCACAACTTCCACTACTTCTTTCGTCTTGCCCGACAAAGTGATGAGGAAGAGTACATCGTTCTCCTTTGCATTGGACAACCGCGTCATGCACAGATATTTATCGGCGGTAAAGAAGGCGTTTATATTGACCCTATGTAGCTTCTGTTCGAGTTCATTCCCAACATTCGCCGAATCCCCGACCCCGAATATGAATGTGTTCTCCGATTTGGCGAAAAGATGGGCCGCCTCCTTCATCGCCTTCCTGTTGACGATCTTTTCAGTATTATAGAGTGCCTGGATGGTATTTTTGAATACTTTATCAAAAATATCCTTATGCGTGTCCTGTTCAAGATCGATGACCCTGGAGATGTTCTCCTTTTCCAGCGTATGGAGTTCCTTTGCAAGCTCCACCTTCAATTCCTTGATGCCTGCAAGTCCGATCCTCTTGGAAAACCTGACGATCGCCGCGTCACTGGTGTCGCTGTTTCTCGCAATGTCCTTCACCGGCATGTTGATCACTTTCGTGGGGTTGTCCAGCATGAAATTTGCAATGCGCTGCTCCACTGGGGTCATATATTCAAATCGTTTACGAATCTGGCTCAATACCGAAAACATGTCTTCCCTCTCCTCTCACCCTAGCTTGTGTAGATTAATAATAACAAAATAATCAATCAATTATAAGCAGAATTGAAATTAATTTATGTTTGAATACTGAAATTACATTTACTCTACCTATGATCGAGCACCGGTTTTAAAGACAGCTGCTTCAAACTGTATCTGGTCATCTTGACATGGCAGCTTCCGATTTCCGTAGATACCTCCATGCCCGTCGCTCTATCGGAGGGGAAGATGCGTGCCGTCATTACCGCTTCCCCGTCATTGGCGAAGATTTCGATGCTTGAGACATCAACGAATATATGAAGGCTTGCAAGCGGAGAATCAAGAACAACCTTCCTGTCTGTTCCGTCCACATTCTCGGGCATTGCACCGCTGAAGGCCGTATCCAGAATAAGTGTCTGAGTATCCGTCTCATAGATCAGGCTCGTCTGCTCCCTTCTGCTCACCCTCAGATCGATATGGATGCGGGTCGCGTCGTTCTCAAGGATATCCATGACGAGTTCGTAGCTGTCCCCGTAGAAATCCCTCACTTTTTTTGGGCGGTGGTTGAAATAACCTTCAGCGGTCATCTCCGCTTCCCTCAGTTTCCTGAGTGACGCAGCCGGCCTCTGCTTCAATCTCCCTTCCTCAATCGACAATTCGCGGGGCAGGGTCAGACAATGCGACCAAGCCTCCCCGGTCGGATAGGCCGTCTCCTTCATCCCCATCCAGCCGATCATCAGACGTTCGCCATTCCCATTGCGGAGCGTCTTTGGTGCATAGAAATCGAAGCCATGGTCCAGTTCATGGAACGGGCCATGGTCGAGTGTCAATGCTTCGCAGTCCGCCTCACCGATGATATAGCCCGACTGATAGATGTTCCAATAGTTGTTCCTGTACTTGTCGAGCCCCTGCGGACAGAACATGAATACCTGGTGGCCGTCCAATTCAAAATAATCCGGTGCCTCCCACATGAAGCCGAACTGGTCGAGTCCGGTCTTCAATTCACCCCTGTACTCGAAAGACGAAGGTGTCTCCCCTTCAAAGACGAGGAGGCGGCCGTAATCTTCCGGGGAAGCGGCCCCGAGCAGCATGAAATGCCTGCCATCCTCATGCCAGACTTTCGGATCCTTCATCAACCAGCCGTACTCGGGCGGTACGCCTTTGATGACCGGTACCGTCCTGCCCGGATGAAGGGCACCAGCCTGTGTTGTGAAGGGGGTATATTGCTGATACACCGTGTTCGAACGCACTTCAGTGTGGTAGAGGTGGATATCTTCTTCCATTACAAAAGCGGAGCCTGAATAGGCTCCGTCCGACAACATCTTTACTATTCCCCTGTTCTCAAAATAAACAAGGTCATCCGAAGTCACATGATATAGGCATCTCGTTCTTTTGTCGGCAAAGGGGGACCATTGATAGAAGATATGGTACAAGCCCTCGTGGTGGACGAATCCGGCAATCGAATTCATGCTGCCGGCGATGGGCTGTACATGGTATTTCTGCCTCCACTGGTCATCCTGTGCCTTTTCAAGCCGTTCATTCAATGAGTCATTGTCCGCTTCTCCCAACGCTTTAAACGCTTCAGTGTTCGAATCGAATTTCACCCTGAATACCTCCCTAGTCGGAATCCAAAGATTCTTCTATTGCCTTCTGTTCTGCCTTCAAATGCCTCCGATAGCCGATTTTTGAAATGTATATGCTGATTTCGTATAGTACGATCATTGGTATCGTCAGCATGATATGCGTCATCAGATCTGGTGGGGCAATAAGCGCCGCAATCACCAGCAGGATGAAATAGGCATACTTTCTGTTCTTCTTTAGGAACATCGGTGTCAACAGGCCAAGCTGTGTCAGGAAAAGCACCAGGATCGGCATCTGGAATATGACACCGAATGGCAGGACTGTCCTGAAGAGGAAGCCGAAATACTGGTTGATGCCGATGGTCGTCTCGATTCCCATATCTTCCGAAAGCTCGAAAGTGAACTGGATGATATAAGGGACAAGTACGAAGTAGCCGAAAGCCATGCCGATCAGCATGAGGATCATGACGATCGGTATGTAGCTCAGCGTCAACTTCCGTTCATTTCCGTACAATCCCGGTGCCACAAATGCCCACAGCTGGTACATGATGACCGGCAATACCACTACAAGACCGATTATGACGATCACGAGCAGATAGATCTTCAACGGGTCCGTGACCTGGAATGCGTGCATTTGGATCGACTCTGCCCATGGGGCATTCTGCATCTGGTATATCAGTGGCTTGGAGAGGAAAAACCCTATAATCAACGCGCCGACAAAGAAATACATGACAATGAGCAGACGCTTCCTCAACTCTTCCAGGTGCTCGGTAAATTCTTTTTTTTCCGAGTCTGTCATCTTACTTTTCACCTCTTTAAAAAAAGGTGGCTTTCGCCACCTCCAAATCTCTATACTTTTGTTTCTTCAGCTTTTTCAACTTCAACTGCTTCAATTTTCTTCGGCTGCTTTTTTCTCTCGAGTTCTTCTTCTTCGTCATCATCGTCCGTAGCAAGGCCCTTGGTTGCGTCTTTAAATTCCTTTAAAGTGGAGCCCATTGCGCGTCCGAACTGAGGAAGCTTCTTGGGTCCGAATATGATCAATGCTACCACAGCGATTACAATCATACTTGTCGGCCCTACTGCCATAAGCGTCCCCGGCATAAACATTTCGAGCATATTACCCCTCCTAGATATGTTTCATATAAAAGAATAGCGCCTGCAATTCAACACTCAAATCTATATTGTGTACATAGATTCCATCATTTACGTCCAATCTGATAGGTGTGAAGTTGAGTATACCCTTGATGCCCGCATCTACAAGCCGTTCAGCCATCGCCTGGCTGACCTCTGCCGGCAGGGTGAGTATCGCAACGTCTATGTTATGTCTACTGACCATATCTTCAAGTTCATCTGGATGATATACTAATGTATCGTTGATGGATGTTCCAACAATTTCATCATTGCTGTCAAAGGCGGCAACTACGTTCATTCTATCATTTATATTACTGAATTTGTAGTTTAATAACGCGCTGCCCAGATTGCCGGCACCAATGATCGCAACATTCTTCACTTCATTCCCCTGGATGTGTTCCATGAAGAAGTTCAGAAGGCTTTTGACATTGTAGCCGTACCCTTTTCTGCCAAGCTCCCCAAAATAGGAGAAGTCTCGCCTTATAGTGGCAGAGTCAATATCCAATGCCTCACTGATCTCTCTGGATGAGACTCTGTCCACACCGGATTTTTCAGAGTTCTTAAAAAATCTATAGTATAAAGGGAGACGTTTCATAGTTGCATTTGGGATTTTCTTTTTACTGTTCAAATGTCCCACACCTCGTTTATTACACTCTGTTGATATATTATAGCATATCTCGATTTTCATAGTGTAGTCAATGCCGTTTAATTTCATCGTTTTTTTAATTTATTTATTGTAGACTTGAAGAAAGTGAGGTAATGAATATGATAGTGATGCAATTGGGAAATGTAAAGAAATCATTCGGTACAGACATGATTTTTGAAAATATAAATCTTGAAATAAAAAAGGGCGAAACCGTCGGCATCGTCGGGAAGAACGGTGCCGGAAAGACCACGCTCATGAAAATGATGGCAGGCGAACTTGGGCTTGATGAGGGCCAGATCACCACTCCGAAAGGCATCTCCATCGGCTACCTGACCCAGCAGATGACACTGGAATCCTCCCAGACTGTGCGGGATGAAATGATGCGGCCGTTCTCGCACCTGCTCCGCATCCAGGAGGAAATGCAGAAAGTGACGACCTGGCTGGCAGAACATGACTACGACGATCCTGCCTACAGCGAGCAGGTGGAACGCTATGATACCCTGCAGAATTCATTCGAGTCGCAAGGAGGGTACACGATCGATGCACAGATCAAGACTGTCATCACCGGACTCAATTTCACCAAGGACGACCTCGACCGCAACGTAGATGCATTCTCGGGCGGCCAGAAGACACGCCTCGCCCTGGGGCAGATGCTGCTGTCAAAACCGGACCTGCTCCTTCTCGATGAACCGACCAACCACCTGGACATGGACACCGTGGCTTGGCTTGAACAGTACCTGAACAGTTTTACGGGTGCAATCGCAATCATCAGCCATGACCGCTACTTCCTCGACCGCACGGTCGATAAGATCTTTGAGGTGGAGATGAACCGCGGGACACTCTATCACTCGAACTATACAAAGTACGTGAAGGAAAAGGAAAAGAACTACAGCCTTCGCATGAAAGCCTATGAACATCAGCAGAAGGAGATCAAACAGCTCGAAACCTTCGTCGAAAAGAACATCGCACGGGCTTCGACGAGCAATATGGCAAAAAGCCGCCGCAAGAAGCTTGAG harbors:
- a CDS encoding MurR/RpiR family transcriptional regulator, which codes for MFSVLSQIRKRFEYMTPVEQRIANFMLDNPTKVINMPVKDIARNSDTSDAAIVRFSKRIGLAGIKELKVELAKELHTLEKENISRVIDLEQDTHKDIFDKVFKNTIQALYNTEKIVNRKAMKEAAHLFAKSENTFIFGVGDSANVGNELEQKLHRVNINAFFTADKYLCMTRLSNAKENDVLFLITLSGKTKEVVEVVKLAKKLGVKTIILTQNHASIAKRNADIAIEITEEETNIQYMNMTSRIAQLVICDVLFFYICRELGASAYDTIIKTYDVTH
- a CDS encoding glycoside hydrolase family 32 protein gives rise to the protein MKFDSNTEAFKALGEADNDSLNERLEKAQDDQWRQKYHVQPIAGSMNSIAGFVHHEGLYHIFYQWSPFADKRTRCLYHVTSDDLVYFENRGIVKMLSDGAYSGSAFVMEEDIHLYHTEVRSNTVYQQYTPFTTQAGALHPGRTVPVIKGVPPEYGWLMKDPKVWHEDGRHFMLLGAASPEDYGRLLVFEGETPSSFEYRGELKTGLDQFGFMWEAPDYFELDGHQVFMFCPQGLDKYRNNYWNIYQSGYIIGEADCEALTLDHGPFHELDHGFDFYAPKTLRNGNGERLMIGWMGMKETAYPTGEAWSHCLTLPRELSIEEGRLKQRPAASLRKLREAEMTAEGYFNHRPKKVRDFYGDSYELVMDILENDATRIHIDLRVSRREQTSLIYETDTQTLILDTAFSGAMPENVDGTDRKVVLDSPLASLHIFVDVSSIEIFANDGEAVMTARIFPSDRATGMEVSTEIGSCHVKMTRYSLKQLSLKPVLDHR
- the tatC gene encoding twin-arginine translocase subunit TatC — encoded protein: MTDSEKKEFTEHLEELRKRLLIVMYFFVGALIIGFFLSKPLIYQMQNAPWAESIQMHAFQVTDPLKIYLLVIVIIGLVVVLPVIMYQLWAFVAPGLYGNERKLTLSYIPIVMILMLIGMAFGYFVLVPYIIQFTFELSEDMGIETTIGINQYFGFLFRTVLPFGVIFQMPILVLFLTQLGLLTPMFLKKNRKYAYFILLVIAALIAPPDLMTHIMLTIPMIVLYEISIYISKIGYRRHLKAEQKAIEESLDSD
- a CDS encoding twin-arginine translocase TatA/TatE family subunit, with product MAVGPTSMIVIAVVALIIFGPKKLPQFGRAMGSTLKEFKDATKGLATDDDDEEEELERKKQPKKIEAVEVEKAEETKV
- a CDS encoding redox-sensing transcriptional repressor Rex — protein: MKIEICYNISTECNKRGVGHLNSKKKIPNATMKRLPLYYRFFKNSEKSGVDRVSSREISEALDIDSATIRRDFSYFGELGRKGYGYNVKSLLNFFMEHIQGNEVKNVAIIGAGNLGSALLNYKFSNINDRMNVVAAFDSNDEIVGTSINDTLVYHPDELEDMVSRHNIDVAILTLPAEVSQAMAERLVDAGIKGILNFTPIRLDVNDGIYVHNIDLSVELQALFFYMKHI